The following are from one region of the Corylus avellana chromosome ca1, CavTom2PMs-1.0 genome:
- the LOC132183296 gene encoding bZIP transcription factor 11, with amino-acid sequence MASSSGTSSGTSLIQNSGSEEDLMDQRKRKRMISNRESARRSRMRKQKHLDDLMAQVAELSKDNNQIISSLNITTQHFLNVEADNSILRAQVGELTHRLQSLNEIITFLNNSNGVFGAAGETSTFAEPNYGFLNPLNYSYLNQPIMAAADMFPC; translated from the coding sequence ATGGCTTCCTCTAGCGGCACATCTTCAGGGACATCTCTGATCCAGAACTCTGGGTCTGAGGAGGATTTGATGGAtcagaggaagaggaagagaatgATCTCCAATCGAGAATCTGCAAGACGATCGCGGATGAGGAAACAGAAACATTTGGACGATCTGATGGCCCAAGTGGCTGAGCTGAGTAAGGACAACAACCAGATCATCTCCAGCTTGAACATAACGACACAGCATTTTCTCAACGTTGAGGCTGACAACTCAATTCTAAGAGCTCAAGTGGGTGAGCTCACCCACAGGCTGCAGTCTCTGAACGAGATCATCACCTTCTTGAACAACAGCAATGGGGTTTTTGGAGCTGCTGGGGAAACAAGCACCTTTGCTGAGCCAAATTATGGCTTTTTGAACCCATTGAACTACTCATACTTGAACCAGCCTATCATGGCTGCTGCAGACATGTTTCCTTGCTAG